The following proteins are co-located in the Pseudarthrobacter siccitolerans genome:
- the metG gene encoding methionine--tRNA ligase, giving the protein MTASEKTPFYITTAITYPNGVPHIGHAYEYIATDAMARFKRLDGYDVMFLTGTDEHGMKIAQTAEKEGITPKELVDRNAEVYKDAHAALGITYDRFIRTTDQDHYAASQAIWKKMEANGDIYLSKYEGWYSVRDEAFYGEDDTVVKDDGVRYSKETDTEVTWTAEESYFFRLSAYQDKLLALYEAQPEFGAPQYRFNEVISFVKRGLEDLSISRTTFDWGVPVPGNDKHVMYVWVDALTNYLTGVGYPDVDSEKFRKFWPADVHIIGKDISRFHAIYWPAFLMSAGLDLPKRVMIHGFLHNNGVKMSKSLGNVVAPADFVAQYGLDQVRFFFLREVPFGADGSYNHEAIVGRMNADLANNFGNLAQRSLSMVAKNCEGRVPVPGAFTDADNAILAQAGGLLEAARAAFEKQEFSRALEVIWGVLGDTNAYFAEQAPWVLRKTDVERMNTVLYVTLEVLRIVAILAQPVMPTATAALLETLGQPEGEARQFAAIGTRLAAGTELPAPAPVFPKYEEPAEG; this is encoded by the coding sequence GTGACTGCTTCAGAGAAAACGCCGTTCTACATCACCACGGCCATCACCTACCCCAACGGCGTGCCCCACATCGGCCACGCCTACGAGTACATAGCCACCGACGCCATGGCGCGCTTCAAGCGGCTGGACGGCTATGACGTGATGTTCCTGACCGGCACGGACGAGCACGGGATGAAGATTGCCCAGACCGCGGAAAAGGAAGGCATCACGCCCAAGGAACTGGTGGACCGGAACGCCGAGGTCTACAAGGACGCGCATGCAGCCCTGGGCATCACGTACGACCGCTTTATCCGCACTACTGACCAGGACCACTACGCCGCCTCGCAGGCCATCTGGAAAAAGATGGAGGCCAACGGGGACATCTACCTTTCCAAGTACGAGGGCTGGTACTCGGTCCGGGACGAGGCGTTCTACGGCGAGGACGACACCGTAGTCAAGGACGACGGCGTGCGCTACTCCAAGGAGACGGATACCGAGGTGACCTGGACGGCTGAGGAGAGCTACTTCTTCCGGCTTTCGGCCTATCAGGACAAGCTCCTCGCACTTTACGAGGCGCAGCCTGAGTTCGGCGCCCCGCAATACCGCTTTAACGAAGTCATCAGCTTCGTGAAGCGCGGCCTGGAGGACCTGTCCATCAGCCGCACCACCTTCGACTGGGGCGTCCCGGTACCGGGCAACGACAAGCATGTGATGTACGTCTGGGTGGATGCCCTGACCAACTACCTCACCGGTGTGGGCTACCCGGACGTCGACTCAGAGAAGTTCCGGAAGTTCTGGCCTGCCGATGTCCACATCATTGGCAAGGACATCTCCCGCTTCCACGCCATCTACTGGCCGGCCTTCCTGATGAGCGCCGGACTGGACCTGCCGAAGCGGGTCATGATCCACGGCTTCCTGCACAACAACGGCGTTAAGATGTCCAAGTCCCTGGGCAACGTGGTGGCCCCGGCCGACTTCGTGGCGCAGTACGGCCTTGACCAGGTGCGGTTCTTCTTCCTGCGCGAGGTGCCGTTCGGAGCTGACGGCAGTTACAACCATGAGGCGATCGTCGGCCGGATGAACGCCGACCTTGCCAACAACTTCGGAAACCTGGCCCAGCGTTCCCTGTCCATGGTGGCGAAGAACTGCGAAGGCAGGGTCCCGGTTCCCGGCGCATTCACGGATGCGGACAACGCGATCCTTGCACAGGCCGGCGGCCTCCTCGAAGCCGCACGGGCAGCGTTTGAAAAGCAGGAATTCAGCCGCGCCCTCGAAGTAATCTGGGGCGTGCTGGGCGACACCAACGCCTACTTCGCCGAGCAGGCACCCTGGGTGCTGCGGAAGACCGACGTCGAACGCATGAACACTGTGCTGTACGTGACGCTGGAAGTCCTGCGCATCGTGGCCATCCTGGCCCAGCCGGTGATGCCAACGGCAACGGCCGCGCTCCTGGAGACCCTGGGTCAGCCCGAAGGGGAGGCCCGGCAGTTCGCCGCCATCGGCACGCGCCTTGCTGCCGGCACGGAATTGCCGGCACCAGCCCCGGTGTTCCCCAAGTATGAGGAACCCGCGGAGGGCTGA
- a CDS encoding ABC transporter ATP-binding protein gives MTNPTNVQRSRRSGSGDVPLQTRANTIVKAADHGTPLELSDITIRYGGGKGGAEAVSVVEGFDLTLHAGEMHCVAGRSGSGKTSILTVSAGLTLPTSGRVFWEGDSLESMGDDEIADRRRALIGYVDQGGALIDGMSALENVLLPAVPDGEVDQRRDMAKDLLDLVGLGRRMRHRPAQLSGGERQRVAIARALILGTRVLVVDEPTASLDRASANRIISILKDTTSDGIAVLVASHDHELVRLSDTLTELI, from the coding sequence ATGACAAACCCGACGAATGTCCAGCGGAGCCGCCGGTCCGGCTCCGGCGACGTCCCCCTGCAGACGCGCGCCAATACCATCGTCAAGGCCGCTGACCACGGGACCCCGCTGGAACTGAGCGACATCACCATCCGCTACGGGGGCGGCAAAGGCGGGGCGGAAGCCGTCAGCGTGGTGGAAGGCTTCGACCTGACGCTGCACGCGGGTGAGATGCACTGCGTCGCCGGCCGAAGTGGCTCAGGCAAGACCAGCATCCTGACAGTCAGCGCCGGACTGACCCTGCCGACGTCGGGCCGCGTCTTCTGGGAAGGCGACTCCCTCGAAAGCATGGGCGACGACGAAATCGCCGACCGCCGTCGGGCACTCATCGGCTATGTGGACCAGGGCGGTGCCCTGATCGACGGGATGAGCGCCCTGGAGAACGTGCTGTTGCCGGCGGTTCCCGACGGCGAAGTGGACCAGCGCCGGGACATGGCCAAGGACCTGCTGGATCTGGTGGGCCTGGGCCGCCGCATGCGGCACCGCCCCGCCCAGCTGTCCGGCGGTGAACGCCAGCGCGTCGCGATTGCCCGGGCACTGATTCTGGGCACCAGGGTCCTCGTCGTGGACGAACCCACGGCGAGCCTCGACCGAGCTTCCGCGAACCGCATTATCAGCATCCTGAAGGACACCACGTCCGATGGCATCGCAGTGCTGGTTGCCTCGCACGACCATGAACTCGTCCGGCTCAGCGATACCCTGACTGAACTGATCTAG
- the serA gene encoding phosphoglycerate dehydrogenase, which translates to MSKPVVLLAEELSPATIEALGPDFDIRQTDGADRSQLLSAIGDVDAILVRSATQVDAEAIAAAKNLKVIARAGVGLDNVDIKAATQAGVMVVNAPTSNIVSAAELTVGHILSLARHIPQASAALKDGEWKRSKYTGIELFEKKIGIIGLGRIGALVAARLKGFDTKILAYDPYITSARAAQLGVQLVTLDELLAQSDFITIHMPKTPETVGMLGADAFKKMKETAYVVNVARGGLVDEEALFAALQDGEIAGAGVDVFSKEPSTDLPFFKLDNVVVTPHLGASTDEAQEKAGVSVAKSVRLALAGELVPDAVNVAGGVIAPDVRPGIPLIEKLGRIFTALTHDSLTQFDVEVAGEISSLDVKVLELAALKGIFADVVTEQVSYVNAPVIAEQRGINVRLITTPETESYRNVLTLRGALSDGSQISVAGTLTGPKQIEKLVGINGFEVEIPISEHLVVVAYTDRPGVIGTIGHILGMNNINIAGMQVARHDQGGQVLALLTIDSSVPQQVLDAIKAGIGAEMVREVDLED; encoded by the coding sequence GTGTCAAAACCCGTAGTACTGCTCGCCGAAGAACTTTCCCCCGCCACCATTGAGGCCCTCGGCCCGGACTTCGACATCCGCCAGACCGACGGCGCTGACCGCTCCCAGCTGCTCTCTGCCATCGGCGACGTTGACGCGATCCTGGTCCGGTCGGCTACCCAGGTGGACGCCGAGGCCATCGCCGCGGCGAAGAACCTCAAGGTCATCGCCCGCGCCGGCGTGGGCCTGGACAACGTGGACATCAAGGCCGCCACCCAGGCCGGCGTCATGGTGGTCAACGCCCCCACGTCCAACATCGTTTCCGCTGCCGAGCTCACCGTGGGCCACATCCTGAGCCTGGCCCGCCACATCCCGCAGGCCAGTGCCGCCCTCAAGGACGGCGAGTGGAAGCGCTCCAAGTACACGGGCATCGAACTGTTCGAAAAGAAGATCGGCATCATCGGCCTCGGCCGCATCGGCGCCCTGGTGGCAGCCCGCCTGAAGGGCTTCGACACCAAGATCCTTGCCTACGATCCCTACATCACCTCCGCCCGGGCAGCGCAGCTCGGCGTGCAGCTGGTCACCCTGGACGAGCTCCTGGCCCAGTCCGACTTCATCACCATCCACATGCCCAAGACCCCCGAGACAGTGGGCATGCTGGGCGCGGACGCTTTCAAGAAGATGAAGGAGACCGCTTACGTCGTCAACGTGGCACGCGGCGGCCTCGTGGATGAGGAAGCCCTCTTCGCTGCCTTGCAGGACGGCGAAATCGCCGGCGCCGGCGTGGACGTCTTCTCCAAGGAGCCCAGCACCGACCTGCCGTTCTTCAAGCTGGACAACGTTGTGGTCACGCCCCACCTGGGTGCCTCCACGGACGAAGCCCAGGAAAAGGCCGGCGTGTCCGTGGCCAAGTCCGTCCGCCTCGCACTGGCCGGCGAGCTGGTTCCCGACGCCGTCAACGTCGCCGGCGGCGTCATCGCGCCGGACGTCCGCCCGGGCATCCCGCTGATCGAGAAGCTGGGCCGGATCTTCACCGCCCTCACCCACGACTCCCTGACGCAGTTCGACGTAGAGGTGGCCGGCGAGATTTCCTCCCTGGACGTCAAGGTCCTGGAGCTCGCAGCACTGAAGGGAATCTTCGCCGACGTGGTGACCGAACAGGTCTCCTACGTCAACGCCCCGGTTATCGCCGAGCAGCGAGGCATCAACGTCCGCCTGATCACCACCCCGGAGACCGAGTCCTACCGCAACGTCCTGACCCTGCGCGGGGCCCTCAGCGACGGCAGCCAGATCTCCGTGGCCGGCACCCTGACCGGACCCAAGCAGATCGAAAAGCTGGTGGGCATCAACGGCTTCGAAGTTGAAATCCCCATCAGCGAGCACCTCGTTGTGGTTGCGTACACCGACCGTCCCGGCGTGATCGGCACCATCGGCCACATCCTGGGCATGAACAACATCAACATCGCCGGCATGCAGGTGGCACGTCACGACCAGGGCGGCCAGGTCCTCGCGCTGCTGACCATCGACAGCTCCGTGCCACAGCAGGTCCTGGATGCCATCAAGGCCGGCATCGGTGCCGAGATGGTCCGGGAAGTGGACCTGGAGGACTAA
- a CDS encoding ABC transporter permease, which translates to MNAVQRFIRSRVLLLTAAILIAAMCLSVVVQSQSQAALSRTVNENSRGLYDVLVQAKAPSGSMLQPEIANGTGGISFEQLDAIRKLSGTSVAAPISLVSRVTQNLEAPRLDAMDYLGYNAGLAGTATADQAAGATAPAQWPAAESVLSDQAKKYRLTASAVSSDGVSEQTLFKSTAEGTLGKAKLVEQQAAGGSSIRIAAPEGETGIKFAAPAGGSEHNLFNLSVSLPLAPEVTESVVAVDPAAERALLGSSGDFLAPLEKAPPADARNAGAVGRYLEGLFTNGIGLDQLKEGPDFLGVKLKYWAPLMTQYQQAKRTGQLTADSQAIPLVVRSGTSLDLKYNVKIEEIDGAGKVVKDVGTVSRSLGQDYLPFVSKDPFVLSWPGSTDHTSLLGATGNFNQGLYTPAQWSTAFAAAPQYTDGKTAANGAVDKAAVPGEWVTVNRLPEKSANGTPVDQTQREPVDERSYRENLETGANKVSAPLAMVYGTFDPSAVAKAAGDVNRLPLGGYDPTPFSLVKDAEGKDVPAAELKPSLSATGLASQSAGAITDYYGLAAARGYTQNAAVIDAVRVRADAPGSWKEAQPEVEKLAAEIRNMGLEATIVAGSAREDASIFVPGYSKDDAGKESALGTVQQSWVRQNAADAVTGSLSGTNITLLFLTLCGAALLTGASTVSYIRKRRSEAGTLRAMGWTQRRIRSWVLEEFGVGAVLLAVAGLVLSLVSWSLATALVSVSVLVLYAAAAFFAAQQLRHRDVIDQEPQHDERLIPVDSPLTFANRQLGTNKFNTLSLAVAVGVFGAAVGGLIALLIDIPRAAGASALSGLAAASVALPSILLALSGVVVGLVLTLVTGRFELNAKRQYLGILEAMGWNPDMLRQVRLFENALVGTVALPLGVLGALGIGLLLAPYAALWAGVAGLVAVLCWIPIATKVVQ; encoded by the coding sequence ATGAACGCCGTCCAGAGGTTCATCAGAAGCAGGGTGCTGCTGTTGACCGCGGCCATCCTGATCGCAGCCATGTGCTTGTCGGTCGTCGTCCAAAGTCAGTCGCAGGCGGCTCTCAGCCGGACCGTGAATGAAAATTCACGGGGCCTCTATGACGTCCTGGTCCAGGCCAAGGCGCCCTCGGGTAGCATGCTGCAGCCCGAGATCGCCAACGGCACCGGGGGCATCAGCTTCGAGCAGCTGGACGCCATCCGGAAGCTGTCCGGCACGTCCGTGGCAGCGCCCATCAGCCTGGTGTCCCGCGTGACCCAGAACCTCGAGGCCCCGCGGCTGGACGCCATGGATTACCTCGGCTACAACGCCGGGCTGGCAGGTACCGCGACGGCGGACCAGGCCGCAGGTGCCACCGCTCCGGCCCAGTGGCCCGCGGCAGAGTCCGTGTTGAGCGATCAAGCGAAGAAATACCGGCTCACGGCCAGCGCCGTCAGTTCCGACGGTGTTTCCGAGCAGACGCTGTTCAAGTCCACCGCCGAAGGCACCCTCGGCAAAGCCAAGCTCGTCGAGCAGCAGGCCGCCGGGGGAAGCAGCATCCGCATCGCCGCCCCCGAAGGCGAAACGGGCATCAAGTTCGCGGCACCGGCGGGCGGTTCAGAGCACAACCTCTTCAACCTGTCCGTGTCACTGCCCCTTGCCCCGGAAGTCACGGAGTCAGTGGTCGCCGTTGATCCTGCCGCCGAACGCGCCCTGCTGGGATCTTCCGGGGATTTCCTTGCCCCGCTGGAAAAGGCCCCGCCAGCCGACGCCCGCAACGCCGGCGCCGTCGGACGGTACCTGGAAGGCCTTTTCACCAACGGCATCGGCCTGGACCAGCTGAAGGAAGGACCTGACTTCCTCGGCGTGAAGCTCAAGTACTGGGCACCTCTGATGACCCAGTACCAGCAGGCCAAGCGCACCGGCCAGCTCACCGCAGACTCCCAGGCCATACCCCTGGTGGTCCGCTCGGGCACATCACTGGACCTGAAGTACAACGTCAAGATCGAAGAAATCGACGGCGCCGGCAAGGTGGTCAAGGACGTCGGAACAGTCTCCAGGTCCTTGGGCCAGGACTACCTGCCGTTCGTCTCCAAGGACCCCTTCGTCCTCTCCTGGCCAGGATCCACGGACCACACATCTCTCCTCGGCGCCACCGGCAACTTCAACCAGGGGCTCTACACGCCCGCCCAGTGGAGTACCGCTTTCGCTGCGGCCCCGCAGTACACCGACGGCAAAACAGCAGCCAACGGCGCAGTGGACAAGGCTGCAGTGCCCGGCGAATGGGTTACCGTGAACCGGCTGCCCGAAAAGAGCGCCAACGGCACCCCGGTGGACCAGACCCAGCGCGAACCCGTGGACGAGCGGTCCTACCGCGAAAACCTGGAGACCGGCGCGAATAAGGTCTCGGCTCCGCTGGCCATGGTGTACGGCACCTTCGACCCCTCCGCGGTGGCGAAGGCGGCCGGTGACGTCAACAGGCTGCCCCTTGGCGGCTACGACCCCACCCCGTTCAGCCTGGTCAAGGACGCCGAGGGCAAGGACGTTCCGGCCGCCGAGCTTAAGCCTTCCCTGAGCGCCACCGGGCTTGCCAGCCAGTCCGCCGGCGCCATCACCGATTACTACGGCCTCGCTGCCGCCCGCGGCTACACGCAAAACGCGGCAGTAATCGATGCCGTCCGTGTCCGCGCTGACGCACCCGGAAGCTGGAAGGAGGCCCAGCCGGAGGTTGAAAAGCTGGCCGCCGAGATCCGGAACATGGGCCTGGAAGCCACTATCGTGGCCGGCTCCGCCCGTGAAGACGCCAGCATCTTCGTTCCCGGCTACTCCAAGGACGACGCCGGCAAGGAGTCGGCCCTGGGCACGGTCCAGCAGTCCTGGGTCCGGCAGAACGCTGCCGACGCCGTGACCGGGTCCCTCTCCGGTACCAACATCACGCTGCTCTTCCTGACGCTGTGCGGGGCTGCACTCCTGACGGGTGCCTCCACCGTGAGCTACATCCGTAAACGGCGCTCCGAAGCCGGAACCCTCCGCGCCATGGGGTGGACCCAGCGCCGGATCCGCAGCTGGGTCCTGGAGGAATTCGGGGTGGGCGCGGTCCTGCTTGCCGTTGCCGGCCTCGTCCTGAGCCTTGTGAGCTGGAGCCTCGCCACCGCCCTGGTGTCCGTTTCCGTCCTGGTGCTGTACGCCGCAGCGGCCTTCTTTGCCGCCCAGCAGCTCCGCCACCGCGATGTCATCGACCAGGAGCCGCAGCATGACGAAAGGCTCATCCCGGTGGACTCGCCGCTGACCTTCGCGAACCGTCAGCTCGGCACCAACAAGTTCAACACGCTGTCCCTGGCTGTTGCTGTCGGCGTCTTCGGCGCCGCCGTGGGCGGGCTGATCGCGCTGCTGATCGACATCCCCCGTGCGGCCGGCGCCAGCGCACTGAGCGGCCTCGCGGCTGCCAGCGTTGCCCTGCCGAGCATCCTCCTGGCGCTCTCCGGCGTGGTGGTGGGACTGGTGCTCACCCTCGTCACCGGGCGGTTTGAACTCAATGCCAAGCGCCAGTACCTTGGCATCCTCGAAGCCATGGGCTGGAACCCGGACATGCTCCGCCAGGTCCGGTTGTTCGAGAATGCGCTGGTGGGAACCGTGGCCCTGCCGCTGGGCGTGCTGGGCGCCCTCGGCATCGGCCTGCTGCTGGCCCCCTACGCCGCCCTGTGGGCAGGCGTGGCCGGGCTCGTGGCTGTACTTTGCTGGATACCGATTGCAACGAAAGTGGTCCAATGA